From a single Bufo bufo chromosome 9, aBufBuf1.1, whole genome shotgun sequence genomic region:
- the LOC120979787 gene encoding E3 SUMO-protein ligase ZBED1-like produces MAEVEQKEREIKNAPSFLKANIWEHFGFYEKSRKHELDKSYAVCKICHTKIKYLGNTTNLRNHVSRFHPEMLKPTTTTTTKEMNPDQPRIDAMLQSTLPPNSEKVKRITKAVAAFIAKDLRPYSVVENSGFRYLLKTIEPRYKIPSRSHFTENVIPALYHETKAKIIASMSQASRVAITCDSWTSVTTESYVTITAHYVSKDWQILSHVLQTRAIYESHTGAHLAELLSHVVEEWQLSDKSVVLVTDNASNMIVAAQVGKFPHVKCFAHTLNLASQRALKVATLSRLLGRVRRISTFFHRSTRASHCLKEKQKCLGLKNHKLITDVATRWNSAYDMVERFLEQQPAVCATLLSPEVRRGESDLCTLNETDVSNAEDAVSALKPMKDATMLMSEERNPTVSLIAPINAQLLQSMTDTMGDTPMIHEIKNSIRTDLQKRYSSEAEKKILHTASALDPRFKGLPFILTDEERLEIFKGVTEEAASLEITSDESERTQEDHQVPRRKQTLEEEDSSPIEDNHSPPSPPKKARSLLVSLLGQSFTDTEGTIEPKKTPYAKAEEEMENYCKAPPLPLTEDPLNWWREHEVIFPLLSRLSKQYLCIPGTSVSAERVFSTAGDVVTAKRSALKPDHVDQLVFLQKNLHVPKC; encoded by the exons ATGGCAGAAGTAGAACAAAAGGAACGAGAGATAAAAAATGCACCTAGCTTTTTAAAAGCAAACATCTGGGAACATTTTGGCTTTTATGAAAAAAGTAGGAAGCACGAATTGGACAAGTCATACGCTGTGTGTAAAATctgtcacacaaaaattaaatatctaGGGAATACTACTAATCTGAGAAACCACGTCAGCCGTTTTCACCCAGAAATGCTAAaacctaccaccaccaccaccaccaaggaAATGAACCCAGATCAGCCAAGAATTGATGCGATGTTACAGTCAACTTTGCCGCCCAACTCTGAAAAGGTAAAGAGAATAACAAAAGCTGTGGCAGCTTTCATAGCGAAGGACCTGCGCCCTTACTCTGTTGTGGAAAACAGTGGGTTTCGCTACCTTTTGAAGACAATAGAGCCGCGTTACAAGATCCCGTCACGAAGTCACTTTACAGAAAACGTCATACCTGCACTCTACCACGAAACCAAAGCTAagataattgcatcaatgagCCAAGCAAGTCGAGTCGCAATAACGTGTgattcctggacttcagtcacgaCAGAGTCTTATGTTACAATAACAGCACATTACGTTAGTAAGGACTGGCAGATTTTGTCGCATGTACTGCAAACGAGAGCCATTTATGAGTCTCACACGGGTGCTCATCTGGCAGAGCTACTTTCTCATGTTGTGGAAGAATGGCAGCTGTCCGATAAATCTGTAGTGCTTGTGACCGACAACGCGTCAAACATGATAGTTGCAGCTCAAGTTGGAAAATTCCCCCATGTGAAATGCTTCGCCCATACACTGAATCTTGCATCCCAGCGAGCGTTGAAAGTGGCCACTCTCTCTAGGCTTCTTGGCAGAGTACGTCGGATATCCACATTCTTTCACCGCAGCACTAGAGCAAGCCACTGTCTAAAAGAGAAACAGAAATGTCTTGGCTTGAAGAATCATAAGCTGATAACTGATGTGGCAACAAGATGGAACAGTGCATACGACATGGTCGAGAGGTTCTTGGAACAACAACCTGCAGTCTGTGCCACCTTGCTGTCTCCAGAAGTCAGAAGAGGAGAGTCCGATCTCTGCACTCTAAACGAAACAGATGTGTCAAATGCAGAGGACGCCGTGAGTGCATTAAAGCCAATGAAGGATGCAACCATGCTGATGTCAGAAGAGCGCAATCCAACAGTTTCTCTCATTGCCCCTATAAATGCACAACTTCTCCAGAGCATGACAGACACGATGGGAGACACACCCATGATCCATGAGATCAAGAATTCTATTAGAACAGATCTCCAGAAGAGGTACAGCAGTGAGGCCGAGAAGAAGATCCTTCATACAGCCTCTGCACTGGATCCTCGCTTTAAGGGACTGCCTTtcatcctcacagatgaagaaagATTGGAGATATTTAAAGGAGTCACTGAGGAAGCTGCATCCTTGGAG ATTACATCAGATGAGAGTGAGAGGACACAAGAGGATCATCAAGTGCCTAGAAGAAAACAAACTCTGGAAGAAGAGGACAGTTCACCCATCGAAGACAACCATTCTCCACCATCTCCTCCCAAAAAGGCCAGATCTCTGCTCGTGAGTTTGCTGGGACAgtctttcactgacactgaaggtACAATAGAACCCAAAAAGACCCCCTATGCCAAGGCTGAAGAGGAAATGGAAAACTATTGTAAAGCCCCACCTCTGCCTCTCACTGAGGACCCTTTGAACTGGTGGCGTGAGCATGAGGTCATATTTCCCCTCCTTTCTCGGCTGTCAAAGCAATACTTGTGTATCCCAGGTACAAGCGTGTCTGCAGAGCGGGTTTTCTCCACTGCAGGAGATGTGGTAACTGCAAAAAGAAGCGCCCTCAAACCAGACCATGTAGATCAATTGGTGTTCTTACAGAAAAATCTACATGTTCCCAAATGCTGA